The Actinomadura sp. WMMB 499 genome includes a window with the following:
- a CDS encoding CdaR family transcriptional regulator — MEINGQGTTLDGTLRSYVPEVAAEVTVRIRREVPALGAARYLDSFVESLIGHFLDLLDESGPPSDEILGRAREAGVREAAEGRGPDVLPAAARLGAGIAIARLSEHAERLGLRVEISAVGKIAQMVFAYTDRIAEAVIAGHGGSGAHAVGEDEKRRRELLDLLLTPCPGAAEIKAAARSAGWPMPRTVAVIALGAGGPRPVLPPDALFGLHLDEPCLLLPDPDGPARRRQVAAGLRGRTAAIGPTVGVADAARSLRWAYRTLSLVRSGRITAEGSRPVRSADHLPRLMTSWGADLVELVAADRLAPLDAVRPSVRRELEVTLLALLECHFRAIVTAARLHVHPQTVRYRLRRLEALFGEELYEPRNQLDMHLLLYARTRDRVGAARAD, encoded by the coding sequence GTGGAGATCAACGGGCAGGGCACCACGCTCGACGGGACGCTCCGCTCCTATGTGCCGGAGGTGGCGGCCGAGGTGACCGTCAGGATTCGCCGGGAGGTGCCGGCCTTGGGGGCGGCGCGGTATCTGGATTCGTTCGTGGAGAGCCTCATCGGGCACTTCCTCGACCTGCTGGACGAGTCCGGGCCGCCGTCCGACGAGATCCTCGGGCGGGCCCGGGAGGCCGGTGTTCGGGAAGCCGCGGAGGGCCGTGGCCCGGACGTCCTGCCCGCCGCCGCCCGGCTGGGTGCCGGGATAGCGATCGCCAGGTTGAGCGAGCACGCCGAGCGGTTGGGCCTGCGCGTCGAGATCAGCGCGGTCGGGAAGATCGCGCAGATGGTGTTCGCCTACACCGATCGCATCGCGGAGGCCGTCATCGCGGGCCACGGCGGCTCCGGAGCCCACGCCGTCGGCGAAGACGAGAAGCGTCGGCGGGAACTCCTCGATCTCCTGCTGACCCCGTGTCCAGGGGCGGCGGAGATCAAGGCGGCGGCGCGGAGCGCCGGGTGGCCGATGCCGCGCACCGTCGCGGTGATCGCCCTGGGGGCGGGCGGTCCCCGGCCGGTGCTTCCGCCCGACGCGCTTTTCGGCCTGCATTTGGACGAGCCCTGTCTGCTCCTGCCGGACCCCGACGGGCCCGCGCGGCGCCGCCAGGTGGCGGCCGGTTTGCGCGGTCGGACGGCGGCGATCGGGCCCACCGTGGGCGTAGCGGACGCGGCGAGGTCGCTGCGGTGGGCGTACCGCACGCTGTCGCTGGTCAGAAGCGGACGAATCACGGCGGAGGGAAGCCGGCCCGTCCGGTCCGCGGACCATCTGCCCCGGCTCATGACGTCCTGGGGCGCCGATCTGGTGGAGCTCGTGGCGGCCGACCGGCTCGCCCCGCTGGACGCCGTCCGGCCGTCGGTACGGCGGGAACTCGAGGTGACCCTGCTGGCGCTCCTGGAGTGCCATTTCCGGGCGATCGTGACCGCGGCGCGGCTGCATGTGCACCCGCAGACCGTCCGTTACCGGCTCCGCAGGCTCGAGGCCCTCTTCGGGGAGGAGCTCTACGAGCCGCGGAACCAGCTCGACATGCACTTGCTGCTGTACGCCAGGACGAGAGACCGAGTGGGCGCCGCAAGAGCGGACTGA
- a CDS encoding LuxR C-terminal-related transcriptional regulator gives MDLPRATTSYVGRRCETAEVRAALAAGRLVTLTGPGGVGKTRLAAATAAQVAGGFADGAVFVDLTELRDGTLLPDLVATRLGLHNRSGQPARRLVLSHLRERALLLLLDNCEHVVDEAAEFAAAVLAGCGGVAVLGTGRQSLGVAGERVLRVPSLAVPAEDVAASPAELARYDAVRLLVDRASSIVPGFELTAGNGAAVVRICRHLDGLPLAIELAAARMRSLSPQQVADRLTRRLPLRTSSPRTAPERQRTLRATIEWSFSLCSPAEQALWSRASVFAGTFDLTAAERVCAGPGLAAEEVLDAVDGLLDKSVLIREDHGDIVRYRMLETLREHGRELLDQAGQRSAVRLRHRDWIDRLTAAADADWVSREQLSWIVRLRLEQANLRAALEWSLTEPGEAGAVLRIASRLDEYWTFFGHSQECRQWLDRALAIAPSDHPDRPRALAICALHGVWHLDLDAAERRLAEADRFAGPRDDLLRALLGYVRALAAQIRTDTCAADLAAEAAAVFRAHGDVRRELHPLWIFGVSTGYRKGDVAEGRRALRRMLELCEAHGETRYRAMAQFGLAYLEVERGDVEPAEELARESLRNLMKIGAGSGTAYLLDNLAWIADRKGEHVKAATLFGAAATLWRAIGSAPEIAVSGPHRAHRASTLAALGEEHFGRAFAAGRGMTGAEAARYALGAAEPGEGARPGALTGRQWEIAGLVAEGLTNRDIAAKLVISQRTADTHVRNILDKLGFRKRAQVAVWFTEQR, from the coding sequence ATGGACCTTCCGCGCGCCACCACCAGTTACGTTGGCCGGCGATGCGAGACCGCCGAGGTCCGGGCGGCGTTGGCCGCCGGACGGCTCGTGACGCTGACGGGCCCGGGTGGTGTGGGCAAGACCCGGCTCGCCGCCGCGACGGCCGCACAGGTGGCCGGAGGGTTCGCCGACGGTGCCGTCTTCGTCGATCTCACCGAGCTTCGCGACGGCACGCTGCTACCGGATCTCGTCGCCACCCGGCTGGGCCTGCACAACCGGTCGGGTCAGCCCGCGCGCCGGCTCGTCCTGAGTCATCTGCGTGAACGCGCGCTGCTGCTCCTGCTGGACAACTGCGAGCACGTGGTGGACGAGGCGGCCGAGTTCGCCGCCGCGGTTCTGGCCGGATGCGGCGGTGTGGCCGTTCTCGGGACCGGCAGGCAGTCGCTCGGCGTGGCGGGAGAACGGGTTCTGCGGGTTCCCTCGCTGGCGGTGCCCGCGGAGGACGTCGCGGCCTCGCCCGCGGAGCTGGCCCGCTACGACGCGGTGCGCCTGCTCGTGGATCGTGCCTCGAGCATCGTTCCCGGGTTCGAGCTCACGGCCGGGAACGGCGCGGCCGTCGTGCGGATCTGCCGGCATCTGGACGGGCTGCCGCTGGCGATCGAGCTCGCCGCGGCCAGGATGCGTTCCCTGTCGCCGCAGCAGGTCGCCGACCGGCTCACCCGGCGGCTGCCGCTGCGCACGTCCAGCCCGCGCACGGCGCCGGAACGGCAACGGACGCTGCGCGCCACCATCGAGTGGAGCTTCTCCCTGTGCTCGCCGGCCGAGCAGGCGCTCTGGTCGCGGGCGTCGGTCTTCGCCGGCACGTTCGACCTGACCGCGGCCGAACGGGTGTGCGCGGGACCCGGCCTCGCGGCCGAGGAGGTCCTGGACGCCGTGGACGGCCTGCTCGACAAGTCCGTTCTGATCCGGGAAGACCACGGAGACATCGTCCGCTACCGGATGCTGGAGACCCTCCGCGAGCACGGCCGGGAACTCTTGGACCAGGCAGGCCAACGGAGCGCGGTCCGCCTGCGGCACCGCGACTGGATCGACCGGCTGACCGCGGCGGCCGACGCGGACTGGGTGAGCCGGGAGCAGCTGTCCTGGATCGTCCGGCTGAGGCTGGAGCAGGCGAACCTGCGCGCCGCCCTGGAATGGTCGCTGACCGAGCCGGGAGAGGCCGGGGCCGTACTGCGGATCGCGTCCCGGCTGGACGAGTACTGGACGTTCTTCGGTCACAGCCAGGAGTGCCGCCAGTGGCTCGACCGGGCGCTCGCCATCGCCCCGTCCGATCACCCCGATCGGCCGCGCGCACTGGCCATCTGCGCGCTCCACGGCGTCTGGCATCTGGACCTGGACGCGGCGGAGCGCCGGCTCGCCGAGGCGGACCGGTTCGCGGGCCCGCGGGACGACCTGCTGCGGGCGCTGCTGGGTTACGTGCGTGCGCTCGCCGCGCAGATCAGGACCGACACGTGTGCCGCCGACCTCGCCGCCGAGGCGGCCGCCGTGTTCCGCGCGCACGGGGACGTGCGCCGGGAACTGCATCCGCTGTGGATCTTCGGGGTGTCCACCGGCTACCGGAAGGGCGACGTGGCGGAGGGCCGGCGGGCGCTGCGCCGGATGCTGGAACTCTGCGAGGCGCACGGCGAGACCCGGTACCGCGCCATGGCCCAGTTCGGACTGGCCTATCTGGAGGTCGAGCGGGGCGATGTCGAGCCGGCCGAGGAACTCGCCCGCGAGTCCCTGCGGAACCTCATGAAGATCGGCGCGGGTTCCGGGACCGCCTACCTGCTCGACAATCTCGCCTGGATCGCGGACCGGAAGGGCGAGCACGTCAAGGCCGCCACCCTCTTCGGCGCGGCGGCCACGCTCTGGCGGGCGATCGGGTCGGCGCCGGAGATCGCCGTGTCCGGCCCGCACCGCGCGCACCGGGCGAGCACGCTGGCCGCGCTGGGTGAGGAGCACTTCGGCCGCGCGTTCGCCGCGGGGCGCGGCATGACCGGTGCGGAGGCCGCGCGGTACGCGCTCGGCGCGGCGGAACCCGGCGAGGGCGCCCGGCCAGGGGCGCTGACCGGACGCCAGTGGGAGATCGCCGGGCTGGTCGCCGAGGGCCTGACCAACCGGGACATCGCGGCCAAGCTGGTGATCTCCCAGCGCACGGCCGACACCCACGTCCGGAACATTCTGGACAAGCTCGGTTTCCGTAAGCGTGCTCAGGTCGCCGTCTGGTTCACCGAGCAGCGCTGA